The Malus sylvestris chromosome 14, drMalSylv7.2, whole genome shotgun sequence genome segment accaaattttataaacgaTCCCGGCACAACCTTAAGACAATAAAACTTCAAACCTATCGCAGAAAGTAGACCAGTTAAAAACTAAATTTGAGTTTCAAAGAAACTGTGACTGGAAACCAATAAGctatggggtgtgctatccacacaccactttttacttctctcacaccccttgttaatttctatcatttgatcttttttaattcatccgatttgacggccgaaaattaaaaatgtgtgaaagaaataaaaaaggcatatggatatcacacccctaagcTATATGAAAAGCATAACCACTCCGGTACAAACCACAAAACAACCAGAGAAATGAAGCCGTAACTCACGAATAATATATATTAGTTTTGTTGACAATCGGcgatcattttgatcattctcttAAAATTCTCAGTGAAATTCAAGAAACCGCCAATTCAAGGGGATGGGTTCATTTAACAAAATTACAATTAATTTCATGGagatttttcacaaaataaccaaaatgattgacgatGGACAATCTTAGAGACCGCTTTTATTGATTTTGAATCTtatggaccaaagtgatgagttatgccaatctcagagactattttggctaaaaagccattAGTTTCAAAGTAGCATTCATCCATTTTCGGCGTTGGTTATGCTAAACCAACATCATCTTCGCATGAACGAACATATATAATACCTAATAGCAGTCATTCATCTGTGATGTAGATTTTCTCTTCCAGATTTAATGCAGAAAACTATTTTGAAAGCTCGAAATTCATGGGATCGGCACATCGAGAGATGGCCATAGACTTCCATATTGTTGATATCTAATGGAAGATTTGgcacaaaaggaagaaaattggTTTACAGTACAAGAATAATTGGCTATAAACTATCATCCAATACAgtgcacaaaaagaaaaagaagaactaTAACACAGAAGGCCAGCCACACCTTCCAGACTGCTATAAGATTTGTGACAACTACGCCTTATCACGGTTGGGGAACTTACATAAACATCTTCTTCTCAGATAGTTTGACATAATTCGTTGAAAAGATGCACATGAACCCGACCAAGGCAATGGTGTGATGAATATGCATTCCAATCATACATTGTGAAAACACAAACTTCCAGTTAGTTTGACATAATTCATCTCTTATTCGGAACGCTATAGCAACCAGTTTCATCATACTAGGGCCGTACGCCTCTAAATAGTCTCATTGAGATCGAAAGGAGCATTAACACGAAAAAGCAACAAACAAAAGATTGACTGCACAGACCAAGACATAACTAAGAATTTCAATCGAATTGATGTAAGAAGCAGTCTAGTATCCCTTCAAATTGATGACATCAAACTTAAACAACAGTTTCCATCTAGAAAAAACATAACGATAATCAGATAAAGCGAAAACGCACAGTATTACGTCTCAAGTCTCTGACAAGCAATTTCAACTCTTTTGTGTCCCCGGTCGAGCAGGTCCGAAGTAGTTGGTTACCAATCCCATAATAGCAAACCTGGTATTTGAGATAAAAGAACACAGGAAACAGGAAAGATTTCAGAACATAACCCATGACAAGATTTAGTACtgatttggtactgaggtgcttttataaaaagtgggtataaaaaaaagctgatttcaaaaagatgtttggtaaacacttaaaaacagcttattttcacagttttacgtgaaaaaaaagttgaaaacgtgaagcagcaaaaataagCTTATTCTCGCAGCaaagcagaagcagttttttttcaaagcacaacggTACCAAATCAGCCATTACAATCCCATCACATCCATTCgagaataataaaataaaccCATAAATTATGGTGAATACAAGTAGCACTTAAGCCTAACAGAGCTCCTGTTTAAAAATGCTTCTCTAGGAAGCACTTCAGATCATAAGCGCTTTGACTGAAACCGCTTCTATTAGATGCGATGCAAGTAAAAACCGCTTCTATCAGGTTCAATGCAAGTAaaagattttaataaaaatctaaGTGGTTCGTGAAGTAGGTGGTTCTTCTAGAAAGCACTTCTGGTTCTAGGTGTTCTTCTAACTCCAAAAGCTGTTAACTTTCACTGCAAAACATTGTCAGAAGCACTTATGTTTATCTGAAAAACGATTTAGCACCTCCAAACAGGCCCAGTATCACTACTTTAAAGAAAAAGCTGAAATTTTTAACTTCCAAATCTCGAAAAATGTTGTTGTAAACACACTACTTTCATGTCCGAATCCCAAATGCTCTGGTAAATTGGTAAATCGGTAAATCGTGCACAAATTTGGAAATTTACTAAAGTAATACAGTAAAAAGTAAATTGGGAACTTACATCATGGCCATGGAGATCTGTTTGAGGTCGTTCTCGATGTTCTTCATGTTCACCAGCGATTGAGCGCAGAATATGATCGCAACCCAAGAGCACAACTTGTACTGCAAATTCataattcaaataattaatcacaCTTCAAATATTAGCAAATTCCAATTAAAAGTAGCAAATCTgcaatcgagagagagagagtacggaCGCGGAACATGACGCCGGCGAGGCCGAAGACGACGGCGATCAGACCGGAATAATCCACTGGAAGATCTTGCGGCGCCACCGCGGACGGCACGTAGCGCTTCGCCGCCGAGGGCTGGCGCGGGTCGTTCACCGTCGATGacatctctcttttctctgGCTCTCGGGCGAGTGTTCCGATGGATCTCTGGCTCTCGCTCGAGTTTTGGTACGTTGGATGTGAAGAGGAAAACAAAGAGTTAAATTATTAGGTCGTGTTTGGTTTGTTTGTTATTGTATGCGGCCCAAAAGTAAAGAAAAACACAGTTTACTCGAACAAGgcctaaaaaataaattgagaattttaacgaaaagatttcggtactgtttattttaatgaaaattttacactaaaatgttaatcctggtactatttattttcccttttattttttctttatcgttaaaactcaaagttttcaaatctcttttattaattttcttaaaaaaaattgaattgaagaTTAACCAAAATTGAACTGAATTGACgagaaatttgaatttttattaaagttattttctatacggaattggagaacaaataaattGTTTCATATAAGATTAGGAATCACATAAATCGTAATGAaatcaattttattttgttttatatgaattattTTATATGCAAACTAGGTTAAATGAGTTAGTAAATTAGAATTTTAGCAATGAATAGAATCTTATATCGAGTATatgacaaaataatatacaatttCGTTTTTGTCGAAACCAGGgaataaaatatcgatattatcggcgaaatatcgccgataatatcgttatTTTTACATAGCGATATTTTCAACGTTTACACTTAATTATCGtaataatatcgcgataatatcgctaatatcgataatatcgcgatattatcgatattatcgcgacATTAGCCATAATATCGCCGAGGATCCTCAGTCGTCATCGCAACGGCAGCCGAAGAAGAAATGGGGAGGAGAACtgaagaagaaacaaggagagactgagggagaaggtgagttgcagagaagagatAGGGGGGAGAACcgaagaagaaacaaggagagaCTGAGGGAGAAGGATGGAGAAGGATCGATCGAGAGACTGAGGGTGGAGTGCGGCCATGAGGAcgagatggtgatggtgatgttcCTCGCACAGGGAGATGGGTGCGTGCGTGCTGCGGTGCAGATAAGAGAGATGAGGgagatatgagagagagagccgagagggagacagaagaaaacagaaaagaaaacagaaagaagaagaaaagaagaagggagtcacgggggacagagagagaaaagagaagagtGGAGGGGGGGCTGCCACATGGCCACTTCAGAAAGAAAGGGATCCAATGTTTTGGATCCTGATTGGGTAGTCAAAGaggaccaatttgatatattaaaaTGTTTAGGGGATAATTACACAAATATATCTTTATAAATGGGGGTGGGTGTTACATATTGCCCTAAAAAACTCCAAGTAATTACAACATCGTATTAGAATTGTAATTGATCCTTGTTaaatttggtttagaaattcTATGTAATTTAGTGATTGTTTCATATTaggtttagatttgaattttttactccattcagattttaaaggattataatagatttaaaaatttatgaattttgatgaagtttaataatttttaaaacttttatgtaaaattttaagttaATTCCCTCAAATTTTCAGGGAGCGATTTgagaatgtttaaaatattatgtgaaatatttctaattttttcgaGTTTCCCAACTTTTTAAAAATCTCTTCGAATCAATTTCTAAATGAATACATTTGGAATGTATGAATTTCTTAAAAATCATGATCGAATACCCCTTAAACTttaaagaatcacttaaaatcctgattaaaTGCCCTTAGATTTTTAAGGagaattaaaatgtttataagcCCCAATTGGATGTACCGTTTAATTTAACTAATTaacacaacacaacaaaacCAGTTAAGATTACAAATTAACACAAAAGATGACTTGATGCGAGGTCATATCTAAAAAACTTGCCGCAATAAGCCCCacttggtgtgtttaaacttctttcattaattactacatattttctacactcacaatgtttgtcagctcgctatataatcaacttgataatgttaaatccatcatgcaatgcatttccttccaattttttgtgataaactaatagataattgactaaataaacatcctacaaagtttcaataaaaatttccaagtttttcttacaatttccgtggtttccatgtaatttttatcgatatcgatattatcccgatatttccgtgttttcaaactaccgatattttcttccttggtcgaaacaaaataatatacaacTAATAAGTGAGAGTTTTTATCCTGATTACTGATgtcttttgtaataaaattgaacaATTAATAAGTGGTTAAGTTTGAACAATATCAATAATGTTGGTGGTTAACCATATTGGCATGTAAGTTTATCATAGTATCATAGTAGTTTATTCTTTCGACAAGTCCTAAATCAGATTTACTAAGCTCGAATTTGTCTTTTTAAGTTGAGCTTTTAAAAAGTTGTGCTAACTCTACCTTAAGAATATTGAATGAAGGCCTTCATAAACTTACATTGACTCTAGTGAATGAATGTTGACTAGGCTTTTGAAAAATAACGTTAGCTCCAGTATAATGACTTGACTGAATCTCGATTTGAGAATTGGTCTCATGTGATTTTGTGTGGGCTACTTATGAGGGGCATGTTAAAGAATATGATTTCACATCGGACATAtgataaaataatatacaattaatatatAAGAGTTTCCATCATAATATTACCgaagtattttgtgataaaacaaaACACTTAGTAATAAATGATTAAGTTGAAACAATATTGATATATTGATCTCtccgaaaaattgaaaaatgatgaatTTAATACCTTAgaaatatttggaaaaaaaaaaagaaaaaaaaagcccgAAATTTCGTTTAAGAGAAAGTCAATAGTGCCCTTACTGTTATTTATAAAGGAGAAGGGTAGAACTGACATTAAAATGATCAGTACAATTACCAATTTATCCTCCATTCGCGGCTGTTCTTCTGTTCTTCACCAGCCAGAAGCTAAAAGATAAAAAGggattttaacgaaaagcttgcagtattgtttattttaacgaaaaatctcatttttacactaaaaaattaacatgatactatttactttaccttttACTTTGTCTTTTTTGTtataactcaaaattttcaaacctttttcattagttttccagctcctgatactgttcactttaacgaaaaatcacattattacactaaaaaatcaatattgatactattcactttaccttttattttgtcattttcgttagaACTCTCAAggtctttttattagtttttctaaaCCCTAATATTCAGCCATAAGCTAAAAgataaaggaactttaacgaaaaacttcaagtactgttcattttaacaaaaaatcacatttttacactaaattattttgtctttttcgttaaaactcaaaaaatttaaacccttttcatttttttttctagctcctgatattgttcactttaaagaaaaaccacatttttacactaaaaaatcaatcttgatactattcactttaccctttattttgtcattttcgttaaaactcaaagttttcaagcaattttcattagttttcctaagataCACAAGGTACGCTGAAAGTTATGTAGCATACCATTCAACTACACATCTAAGAATCCTTCCGGGCCTTTGACGTAGTCAAAGGCCGCCTTACAATGAGTCATTCGACATTGCGGAATAACAAATGCTTAACACATAAATTACTACAAGAGGGAACGGTATCAACTCAGCAAACAAGGTACTTAGCCTACAGCATTTTCAGAGATGACAACGTCCTTAAATTTGAGAACACTTACGAAATGACAAAAGGAAGTAAAACATCTAGCAAAGAGCGGCCATATTAGCAAAGGGTCACTCCCGTTTTCTTCTACCGCACTCCTCCCCTTGTTTCTTTCCCTGATTCTCGTTTCATTTATTCAATCTAGAGGGTAGAAATGTAGGGAGGTGTGCATGGGGAGAAAACGGGAGTTCGAAAATCAGCCATGAAAGTAAAACAAAAGCCGAAACCAACATAATGTATGAAGTACTCAAAGCTAAcaacaacttcatgtaattttttgATCCTCAAACTAGTGGCACGCGAGCAGGCAGCAGAATTTAAACTACCCCATTTTATTAAGCCTTCTGTGGATGTCATAAACTACCCAGACTTCTACAcaaccaaaccaaaatcaaGGCAAAATTTCTCTTATAACTTATTTCCGAACTTACTACTAAAGTCCCTCTTCTCGTAAATCCCTGTTGCAGAACCTCAACCAATGGATTTCCCATGCCTAAGATTATGAACGAGAATACATGATTACATAAATTATAGAAGTGTGTACAATTTTGAGTAAAGGGACTGCGGTTCTATCCTCCCCCCTTAGCCTAAAAATTGATGGGGCATCACAGTTCCTTTCTAAACTTTCGGAGTATACAGAGACCATCTTATATTTCTTAAAAATGGCATCAATGGCCCATGGTGAAAAGAACTAAAAGTCGCCTTTGCTTTTAAAGGAGACAATCTAGAATTCATTCTTCTCCTACATTCCGATTTGTGTAACTGCTGTTGCGAGCCGTGTCCCATTAAATAAGTTGAAAGATAATGGACACGGGATCACAAGGGATGTGGAGATAAATGGCTGGGGagggaaaaataataaattaataatcaaAGTGAAAGACATTGTACCCTGTCTGGCAGATTTCCAGGCACTCGAAGTCCAGTAACATATTTTTGGGGGCAGGATTTTTGAGCATCAGAAGACGATGAGGCCTCCGGCCCCTCACCTTGTGCCCGCCCGTGAAACTTAGCAAAACGATTGATGACAGAAAACTTCTCAAGATCCTGGCTTTCCACTCTCAAGTCTAAGATTGAGCTTTTCTTGTCCAGTCTGCATCAGTGGAAGAATTACACCAGAGTGAGTgtgagagaaagaaagggagtgagagagagaacatACAAAAGAACAATAAGATGATAAGAAATGGTATCTTAGAAATTAAAGTTAACTACAATGTGAAAACTAATAATCAGAAACGGTGGTGTGAACAGTGAAGGAAAGGAGAAGGTTGCGGAGGCTACCTCAACAAATCATTTTCCAGACTCCTTGCTTTATCAATAAAGCCTTCCACAACTTTCGAGTGGTATTGATTGCTGACTTTCTCCCGTGTTCTAAGCTTCTCGGGAAAACTATAAATCATATAATGAAGACTGAATGTTAGCATGCAATGAATAATGCAAATTCCACCAATCATCAATTCATTGCCTTAATggaaaattttacataaatttcatACAACTCTTACAGGTTTACACTGTCAGGAGGCAATGGAGTTTGAGCATCACTTCCGGAGCAGGATATTGCACTGCAAGCATCACCCAGAGATAATCTAGATGCAATGTAAGCCACACTCTCATAGCATGAGCTAGCATCTGCAGAAAGAACTGCTGCAGAAGGAGGGTGAAGCAGTTGCTGCATAAGCTGTGTAGTCAAGACAAGCCTTCTTTTGAACCTAAGTATTGGCGGTCCATCTTCAGTTATTTCAGTTTCATCTTCCACCTGTCAACCCAACATGAAGCAATTAGAAATTAGACCGCTTAAAAAGAATTACTGTATATCAAAGCTTAATTGTGAGATTAGTGGTTGAACTTGAAACAAACCTTCTCAGCCAGTCGGTTTGTTGAGCGAGCCCAGTCTGCCTCAGCTGCACTGTAAGTATAAACCTTCCATATGTTAGAAAttcataaaagaaataaaaattaatattatcttctgtgaaaaataaaaataacaaagaaCTAAAGTTAAATGGAGCATCTTTCACCATCGAGCAGAGGGTCAAGCAACCCACCTGATACTTAGAAGCCTTTTGGGAAACTCGGTCAGCTCTTTATGCCAAGGTGAAAGTTCAGATGTAGCACTTTTACGCTTCATCGGTCGCTCAACAATTAAACCTTGATCAGCTACATCAGACTGCGACACATGAGGTGAAGGTGATTGCTCACTGGGAGTAGGTATGGGAACTGAACTCTGCAGGGTGGTAACAAGCTTACTAGCATCAGAAGCAGCACTAGCTTGCTCCATTGATTCCCGAGTATGCAGATCATCACCTGCCCTTCCAACAACTGAAGGTTGTCCCATAGCCTTCATAGTGGTTCTCAGTGTATCAGGCATTGCAAAAACTTGCCCATTCTTAAAGGTTCCATACTGTTCAAACCAGGATGGTGCCATCTGGGGGCTAACTTGAGACTGTTCACCTCTAAGAGAAGATGCATTACTACTAGCAGAGAAATTCTGGGAGTTCTGGCGATTTAAAGCAAACATATCCTGACTAGATGCATTTGAATTTTGAGTATCCCCAAGCTTGGATGAAAAGCTAAGCATGTTAGGATCTTTAGAGGGAACTAAAATATGATCAGCTGATGAATCTCTAACCATACTATTATATCCATAAGGAAATTGTGATCCTCCCAGGGGACCCACCTGCTGAGTCTCCACACCTGAATCTGCACCCTTCAACCTCTTCACACTCCGATCACTTCCATCAACGTCTGTAGTTTTCATAGCCTGCACTTGGTCCGGCAAGGAATAACTATGATGCAAACTGTTATTTGGCCTTAAAGAGCGACCGAAAGCTTCAATATCTCTCAGGGTAGCAACAGAGCTTGAAAAGTTATTTGCAATGGATTCTTTTCCCTGAGAGACATTGATATTTTGGGCATTCTGAATGTTCTCAGGTGACGCTTGTTGCCCGGTACTTGGTTTGGATTTTTGCTCTTTCCCAACAAAGCTTTGCACATTCAAAGAATATGCACCAAAGGCAGACGAGCCATTCCCTCTTTCCCGGGTATCTTGTTCATTGAGCTTTGGTGATTCAGCACTTGCTAAAGGTTGCTGAAATGGAACATTGGTCCATACATTAGTCAATACTTTAGAAACGGCACCTTGACGGGACATACCCGATACAACAGAAGGCTGAGAGCCTGGTAGAACATCTGATTTGGGGATTTTGGGGGCAGCAACTCGTAAACCGGATTGATCAGCAACATTCAGTAGGGATGCCTCTGCTTGGTTATTCTGTGAAGTACTTCCAGACAAATCTAGCACTGATTGCAGGGCAGATTGGCTAGTTTGAGATGTGTCACGAGAATCACCCATCTGTTTTGGTCGGAAAGCATGCCTATCAAAAGGTATGTTCTCAGACTGGCTTGCTGTTTCTTGTCCACTTGAACCTGTCATGTGCTGTTTTTCTAGTTGACCTCTTGAAAGAGGAAAACCAGATTTGAAAGCTGCAGAAAAACTTCCCTGAATATTGTACTGTGAAGCCTTACTCCCTGTCTGTCCTGAGGTAACAGAAAGATTATTTCTAATTTCACCTTGAGATGCTTCACAAGAAGAAGGCAAGGTCTGGGCAGATGCTTCCGAGGCCAACCATGTCTGACCCTTTTCTCCTATCTCAGAATGGACAGGGGATGAACTGACAACTACTTGTGAAGAGAACTGAGAAGATGAGGTATGATCTGCAATTGGAGTACGTTGAGATGGAGGAGCCAGCTGTAAACCGAAACCTTGAGAAACAGATGACTGATTTCGCTGCATGTGACCTACAGATCCTTCAGAAGTTTCCACTTCAGGCATCTCCGACGATGTATTCTGATCTGAAGAGCTGAAGTGTGTAGCATTGCCACCCTCCCTTGGTTGGTCCACCTTGTGAAGTAGCTCAAGCATATGTTGACTGCAAGGATTTGAAAATATTAAAGTGTCATCTCATCAAGCAAGTCTATCTATATATGAATTGTACACATGCAGTGGAAAACATTAATTCAACTAAAGAAAAAATatgaattgtagcaaagatAAAATTATTCAACTACCTTGATGGCGCAGCCTTGATTGGGGCATTACTTCCAGTGAATCTGTCAAAGGGAGTAGACGTGCTTGGTACAAAACCTGGAAGCGTATTTTTGGAAGGTGTCTCATCTAAAAGTATTGTGTCACCCTGACAACCAGTTAAACGCACAATTGGGTAGAAAATGTCAACTAAACcttaattttaaaattacaaTAGACAGAAAAACAAATAAGAAGACCTAaagcaaaaatatttagatgaaTCAAGAAAATCAAAACGAAAAACTGTGGCATCAATctcaaatatattaaaaaaaacaattgatcACCTTCTCGATTTCCATAGAACTTCTATCAGTGTGACCAATAAATTTTGACTGCCGAAAACTCGATTGGTCACGACTTTTAAAACCTGTAGGTACATTCTGGGACATAGCTTGCGATTGTGTCACATGTTTTTTACCATAAGATGGTTCAACTTCAACATCCACATCCCCCATTGGATGATACTGAAACTTGCGAGTTGCAGGGGGTCTTTGAGCAGCATTACTAGATGATTTTTGTTTGCTTCCAAGAAAAGCAAATGAATCACCAGCATCTGAGGCAACGTTTTCCTTCAAACCACCAATTGGAGCAGGCTGGTGTGCATTAGAGAAAAAAGTATCAGTAGAATTATCTTTTCTATTCACATTCTCCATATCATGCATCTCAACTGCTCTTTTGTCTAAGCCATTGTTCCCTGATGACTCCAAGATTAGACGATTCTTATCCAGATGATGCTGATTTTTCCTCAAAACCTCGTTTCCCTGAGGGTTCACTTGAGAATCAACTGATTTCCAGAATTCATGATTGTCTGCGAGTTGTTTCTGGCTTTCGTGGTGGGCTCTTGCACTGCTGGAATTTGATTTCCCTATATTGTTTGTGCTTGAACCCTCTCTATTCACCAATGGACCTCCAACGGGATATTTTGCATGTTCCATTTCAGAATTTGAGTTCAGAACAGAATCCGTCTTCCATATACCAGCAGCATGGCTCATTTCCTCATGCATGCCTCTCTTACGATCACCGCCTGGTATTGATCGTGATAAAATTTGATTCCCATGATTTTTGAGATTATTACCCATATCTGTTGGCATAGATTCCATAATTTTCCTACCATTTAACATATTAAATGGCTGCCCATCACCATTATTTAACAAAATGCTTTGTTGACGGTTCCATGAACCTGAAATGCTATTTCCATTTATTTCTGTACCTGATAAATGACTACTATTTCCATAATTATGACCACCCTCCACAGGTGGCTTTTGTAGAGAACTGTTATCCAACCATTTACTTCCTTGTTCAGGAACCTGTTGAACAAATCTCTGAGGAGAATCATTCTGAAAGACCTCACCTCGTTCATGCGAAGTTTTAGGTCCTGGTTGCTGAAATCCCTGAACACTAAAAAAACTAGCAGTCGTATTCGCCCTATGGGCATCAGTAGATTGTGGAGAAGCTCTAGACTTCAAGTCGGAGAAAGAGTGCAA includes the following:
- the LOC126599613 gene encoding uncharacterized protein LOC126599613, with the translated sequence MPGNEIGDRVHNFFGQENLSQGQHHPQAVDGNWPGLSNNLWVGGQRQSGAPVNSSLKNYNVQQPDSEKGHGGQSFHVPHGLNFMQSNVRPEFGRAQYQNQQANLNGYVHGHQMFKARQNEANFLGVDSEPDRQTLTSRGLPAHESQRGSGPEQKNNSMRLEASESPIGFDFFGGQQHMNGPHPSTMQSLPRQQSGMSDMQQLQRQVMFTQIQEFQRQQQLQQLERQQVLANQASSITKQAAGNHSSALINGVPINEPSNNQWPPDLVAGNTNWLQRGASPVLQGASSGHVLPPEQAHTLRLMGFVPQHADQSLYGVPVTSTSGSMGSYPHVQMDRSAMQQMSASNNSFPGNQYSAFPDQVSMQDGPRVSRQDFQGRSMLGPTAAEGLNSGINLENLNQGNPHQRNEPLEEFQGRPQLVGLSEPSQEKAVTQVASGQSVATLDPTEEKILFGSDDNLWDAFGRSTDVGMGGSSVLDGTEVFGGLPSLQSGSWSALMQSAVAETSSADIGLQEEWCPPSFGYQQPPIVNQQRSSVGDTHKQQSDWAGNNLHSFSDLKSRASPQSTDAHRANTTASFFSVQGFQQPGPKTSHERGEVFQNDSPQRFVQQVPEQGSKWLDNSSLQKPPVEGGHNYGNSSHLSGTEINGNSISGSWNRQQSILLNNGDGQPFNMLNGRKIMESMPTDMGNNLKNHGNQILSRSIPGGDRKRGMHEEMSHAAGIWKTDSVLNSNSEMEHAKYPVGGPLVNREGSSTNNIGKSNSSSARAHHESQKQLADNHEFWKSVDSQVNPQGNEVLRKNQHHLDKNRLILESSGNNGLDKRAVEMHDMENVNRKDNSTDTFFSNAHQPAPIGGLKENVASDAGDSFAFLGSKQKSSSNAAQRPPATRKFQYHPMGDVDVEVEPSYGKKHVTQSQAMSQNVPTGFKSRDQSSFRQSKFIGHTDRSSMEIEKGDTILLDETPSKNTLPGFVPSTSTPFDRFTGSNAPIKAAPSSQHMLELLHKVDQPREGGNATHFSSSDQNTSSEMPEVETSEGSVGHMQRNQSSVSQGFGLQLAPPSQRTPIADHTSSSQFSSQVVVSSSPVHSEIGEKGQTWLASEASAQTLPSSCEASQGEIRNNLSVTSGQTGSKASQYNIQGSFSAAFKSGFPLSRGQLEKQHMTGSSGQETASQSENIPFDRHAFRPKQMGDSRDTSQTSQSALQSVLDLSGSTSQNNQAEASLLNVADQSGLRVAAPKIPKSDVLPGSQPSVVSGMSRQGAVSKVLTNVWTNVPFQQPLASAESPKLNEQDTRERGNGSSAFGAYSLNVQSFVGKEQKSKPSTGQQASPENIQNAQNINVSQGKESIANNFSSSVATLRDIEAFGRSLRPNNSLHHSYSLPDQVQAMKTTDVDGSDRSVKRLKGADSGVETQQVGPLGGSQFPYGYNSMVRDSSADHILVPSKDPNMLSFSSKLGDTQNSNASSQDMFALNRQNSQNFSASSNASSLRGEQSQVSPQMAPSWFEQYGTFKNGQVFAMPDTLRTTMKAMGQPSVVGRAGDDLHTRESMEQASAASDASKLVTTLQSSVPIPTPSEQSPSPHVSQSDVADQGLIVERPMKRKSATSELSPWHKELTEFPKRLLSISAAEADWARSTNRLAEKVEDETEITEDGPPILRFKRRLVLTTQLMQQLLHPPSAAVLSADASSCYESVAYIASRLSLGDACSAISCSGSDAQTPLPPDSVNLFPEKLRTREKVSNQYHSKVVEGFIDKARSLENDLLRLDKKSSILDLRVESQDLEKFSVINRFAKFHGRAQGEGPEASSSSDAQKSCPQKYVTGLRVPGNLPDRVQCLSL
- the LOC126599628 gene encoding protein Asterix-like — translated: MSSTVNDPRQPSAAKRYVPSAVAPQDLPVDYSGLIAVVFGLAGVMFRYKLCSWVAIIFCAQSLVNMKNIENDLKQISMAMMFAIMGLVTNYFGPARPGTQKS